The Peptostreptococcaceae bacterium genome segment AAAGGACTGAATCCATGATTACAATATCAGCCAAAAATTTAAATAAAAGTTTCGGCGTTGAATCCATATTGGAAGAAATAAGCTTCACAGTAAACAAAGGAGACAAGGTTGGGCTTATAGGCAAGAACGGCTCAGGAAAAAGCACCCTGTTCAAAATGCTCAC includes the following:
- a CDS encoding ATP-binding cassette domain-containing protein gives rise to the protein MITISAKNLNKSFGVESILEEISFTVNKGDKVGLIGKNGSGKSTLFKMLT